One segment of Cervus canadensis isolate Bull #8, Minnesota chromosome 32, ASM1932006v1, whole genome shotgun sequence DNA contains the following:
- the LOC122432840 gene encoding 60S ribosomal protein L12-like, with product MPPKFDPNEIKVVYLRCTGGEVGATSALAPKIGPLGLSPKKVGDDIAKATGDWKGLRITVKLTIQNRQAQIEVVPSASALIIKALNEPPRDRKKQKNIKHSGNITFDEIVNIARQMRHRSLARELSGTIKEILGTAQSVGCNVDGRHPHDIIDDINSGAVECPAS from the coding sequence ATGCCCCCTAAGTTTGACCCCAACGAGATCAAAGTCGTGTACCTGAGGTGCACCGGTGGGGAAGTCGGTGCCACGTCTGCCCTGGCCCCCAAGATCGGCCCCTTGGGCCTGTCTCCAAAAAAGGTCGGTGATGACATAGCCAAGGCAACTGGTGATTGGAAGGGTCTGAGGATTACAGTGAAACTGACCATTCAGAACAGACAAGCCCAGATTGAGGTGgtaccttctgcttctgccctGATCATCAAAGCCCTCAACGAACCACCAAGggacagaaagaagcagaaaaacattaAGCACAGTGGAAACATCACTTTTGATGAGATCGTCAACATTGCCCGGCAGATGCGGCACCGGTCTCTAGCTAGAGAACTTTCTGGAACCATTAAAGAGATCCTGGGGACTGCCCAGTCTGTGGGCTGCAATGTTGATGGCCGCCACCCTCATGACATCATAGATGATATCAACAGTGGTGCAGTGGAGTGCCCAGCTAGTTAA
- the AZGP1 gene encoding zinc-alpha-2-glycoprotein isoform X1 — MLSAASSQDRGSPGPSIWTVSTMVPVLLSLLLLLGPAVPKETQAGNYSLSFLYTGLSKPRQGSPRFQAVAYLNDQPFFHYNSEGRRAEPLAPWSQVEGMEDWEKESALQRAREDIFMETLSDIMDYYKDSEGSHTFQGAFGCELRNNKISGAFWVYAYDGRDFIKFDKQIPAWVPLDPAAQNTKRKWEAEAVYVQRAKAYLEEECPGMLRRYLPHSRTHLDHQESPSVSVTGHAAPGHKRTLKCLAYDFYPRSIGLHWTRAGDTQESESGGDVLPSGNGTYQSWVVVEVPSEDPAPYSCHVEHGSLARPLTVPWDPQQQAR, encoded by the exons ATGTTGTCTGCAGCAAGCTCCCAGGACCGGGGAAGTCCAGGACCTTCCATCTGGACGGTCAGCACAATGGTACCTGTCCTGCTgtccctgctgctgcttctgggtcCTGCAGTCCCCAAGGAGACCCAGGCTG GGAATTACTCTCTGAGCTTCCTCTACACGGGGCTGTCCAAGCCCCGGCAGGGCTCCCCCCGCTTCCAGGCCGTCGCCTACCTCAACGACCAGCCCTTCTTCCACTACAATAGCGAAGGCAGGAGGGCCGAGCCCCTGGCCCCGTGGAGCCAGGTGGAAGGCATGGAGGACTGGGAGAAGGAGAGCGCCCTTCAGAGGGCCAGGGAGGACATCTTCATGGAGACCCTGAGTGACATCATGGACTACTACAAGGACAGCGAAG GGTCTCACACCTTTCAGGGAGCATTCGGCTGTGAGCTCCGGAATAACAAGATCAGTGGAGCGTTCTGGGTGTACGCTTATGATGGCCGGGACTTCATCAAGTTCGACAAACAAATCCCAGCCTGGGTCCCTCTGGACCCAGCAGCTCAGAACACCAAGCGCAAGTGGGAGGCAGAGGCCGTCTACGTGCAGCGGGCCAAGGCCTACCTGGAGGAGGAGTGCCCAGGGATGCTGCGGAGATACCTGCCCCACAGCAGGACCCACCTGGACCACCAAG AGTCTCCCTCTGTGTCGGTCACCGGCCACGCGGCCCCAGGACACAAGAGGACACTCAAGTGCCTGGCCTACGACTTCTACCCGCGAAGCATTGGGCTGCACTGGACTCGGGCCGGTGACACCCAGGAGAGTGAGTCAGGGGGCGACGTGCTCCCCAGCGGCAACGGCACTTACCAGTcctgggtggtggtggaggtcCCCTCTGAGGACCCAGCCCCCTACTCCTGCCACGTGGAACACGGAAGCCTGGCCCGGCCCCTCACTGTCCCATGGGACCCGCAGCAGCAAGCCCGGTAG
- the AZGP1 gene encoding zinc-alpha-2-glycoprotein isoform X2 — MVPVLLSLLLLLGPAVPKETQAGNYSLSFLYTGLSKPRQGSPRFQAVAYLNDQPFFHYNSEGRRAEPLAPWSQVEGMEDWEKESALQRAREDIFMETLSDIMDYYKDSEGSHTFQGAFGCELRNNKISGAFWVYAYDGRDFIKFDKQIPAWVPLDPAAQNTKRKWEAEAVYVQRAKAYLEEECPGMLRRYLPHSRTHLDHQESPSVSVTGHAAPGHKRTLKCLAYDFYPRSIGLHWTRAGDTQESESGGDVLPSGNGTYQSWVVVEVPSEDPAPYSCHVEHGSLARPLTVPWDPQQQAR, encoded by the exons ATGGTACCTGTCCTGCTgtccctgctgctgcttctgggtcCTGCAGTCCCCAAGGAGACCCAGGCTG GGAATTACTCTCTGAGCTTCCTCTACACGGGGCTGTCCAAGCCCCGGCAGGGCTCCCCCCGCTTCCAGGCCGTCGCCTACCTCAACGACCAGCCCTTCTTCCACTACAATAGCGAAGGCAGGAGGGCCGAGCCCCTGGCCCCGTGGAGCCAGGTGGAAGGCATGGAGGACTGGGAGAAGGAGAGCGCCCTTCAGAGGGCCAGGGAGGACATCTTCATGGAGACCCTGAGTGACATCATGGACTACTACAAGGACAGCGAAG GGTCTCACACCTTTCAGGGAGCATTCGGCTGTGAGCTCCGGAATAACAAGATCAGTGGAGCGTTCTGGGTGTACGCTTATGATGGCCGGGACTTCATCAAGTTCGACAAACAAATCCCAGCCTGGGTCCCTCTGGACCCAGCAGCTCAGAACACCAAGCGCAAGTGGGAGGCAGAGGCCGTCTACGTGCAGCGGGCCAAGGCCTACCTGGAGGAGGAGTGCCCAGGGATGCTGCGGAGATACCTGCCCCACAGCAGGACCCACCTGGACCACCAAG AGTCTCCCTCTGTGTCGGTCACCGGCCACGCGGCCCCAGGACACAAGAGGACACTCAAGTGCCTGGCCTACGACTTCTACCCGCGAAGCATTGGGCTGCACTGGACTCGGGCCGGTGACACCCAGGAGAGTGAGTCAGGGGGCGACGTGCTCCCCAGCGGCAACGGCACTTACCAGTcctgggtggtggtggaggtcCCCTCTGAGGACCCAGCCCCCTACTCCTGCCACGTGGAACACGGAAGCCTGGCCCGGCCCCTCACTGTCCCATGGGACCCGCAGCAGCAAGCCCGGTAG
- the GJC3 gene encoding gap junction gamma-3 protein, which produces MTRGGGRSGWWREAGPGGERGPCGLGPEDSSVCLFPLLWVLWLEASRMCGSFLRRVAAEESRHPTAVGRLLLPALLGLRLVLLAAGGTGVFGGGEEQSEFVCHTQQAGCKTVCYDAFHPLSPLRFWAFQVTLVAVPSALYMGFILYHVIWHWEASEKGKTEEETLSGQGEEGGEAAGAGSSRLLWAYVAQLGVRLALEGAALGGQYHLYGFTMPTSFVCRLEPCLGSTNCYRSRPSEKTIFLKTMFGVTGLCLLFTLLELVLLGLGRWWRIWRHKSPSTNYSPTSESVKRRKAPTDNFPVVEIRERPGEAGDRGSEVPPSARP; this is translated from the exons ATGacaaggggtgggggaaggagtgggtggtggagggaggcagggcctgggggagaGCGAGGACCCTGCGGGCTCGGGCCTGAGGACTCTTCTGTCTGCCTCTTTCCTCTGCTGTGGGTGCTTTGGCTCGAAGCGTCCAG GATGTGCGGCAGCTTCCTGAGGCGGGTGGCCGCGGAGGAGAGCCGGCACCCCACCGCCGTGGGCCGCCTGCTGCTTCCCGCGCTCCTGGGGCTCCGCCTGGTGCTGCTGGCCGCCGGCGGGACGGGGGTCTTCGGCGGCGGCGAGGAGCAGAGCGAGTTCGTGTGCCACACCCAGCAGGCGGGCTGCAAGACGGTGTGCTACGACGCCTTCCACCCCCTCTCCCCGCTGCGCTTCTGGGCCTTCCAGGTCACGCTGGTGGCTGTGCCCAGCGCCCTCTACATGGGTTTCATTCTGTATCACGTCATCTGGCACTGGGAGGCATCGGAAAAGGGGAAGACCGAAGAGGAGACGCTGAGCGGCCAAGGGGAGGAGGGCGGAGAGGCCGCGGGCGCTGGCagctccaggctgctctgggcGTATGTGGCACAGCTGGGGGTGCGACTGGCCCTTGAGGGGGCAGCCTTGGGGGGGCAGTACCACCTGTACGGGTTCACGATGCCCACCTCCTTTGTGTGTCGTCTAGAGCCCTGCCTTGGTAGTACCAACTGTTACCGCTCCCGCCCCTCTGAGAAGACCATCTTCTTGAAGACCATGTTTGGGGTCACGGGGCTCTGTCTCTTGTTCACGCTTTTGGAGCTTGTCCTCCTGGGcctggggagatggtggaggatcTGGAGGCACAAATCCCCCTCTACTAATTACTCCCCGACTTCAGAGAGTGTCAAAAGACGCAAGGCACCAACGGATAACTTCCCGGTGGTGGAAATAAGAGAACGGCctggagaagcaggtgacagggGCTCTGAGGTCCCTCCTTCTGCCCGCCCCTGA